The DNA window AGATCGTCGACGCCGCACGCAAGGAGCGAGGCGGCATCGGCGAGGTTTGGCGGGATCTGGACGGCGACCTCTGCTGGCAGGATCTCGCGGGCAAGCCTGATTGTCTCGGCCATCACTTCGGTCGTTGCCGGGGCGGTGTCGGCCATCCCTGTCCCCTCCTTCGGGCAGAAGTTCTGGACAATGACCTCCTGAATGTGGCCGTAGCGCCGGTGCAGCCCTGCGATCACTTCGAGGGACTCTTCCCTGTCTGCGGCCGTCTCCCCGATCCCGACGAGGATGCCGGTTGTGAAGGGTATCCTGAGCCTCCCTGCATTCTCGATCATCTCGATCCTGACGAGAGGGTCCTTCCCGGGTGAGTTCCGGTGTGCAGGGACATCTGCCGTCGTCTCAAGCATCAGCCCCATGCTGGCATTCACGTCGCGGAGACGTGCGAGTTCGTCGTAGGTCAGGATGCCGGCATTGGTGTGCGGCAGGACCCCGGCCCCGATCGCATACGCGCAGAGGTCATAACAGTAGTCGAGGATATCGGCATAACCGATCGCGGCGAGGTGATCGTTGAAACCCTGCACCTCGCCCGGCCTCTCGCCGAAGGTAAATAGTGCCTCGGTACAGCCGAGTCGCGCCCCCCCGTCGATCGTCCTGTGCACCTCTCCGGGCGGCATGACGCACCCTTCGGCGACGTCTCTCCTGAAACAGCAGTAACTGCAGGCGTTCGCGCAGACTGTGGTGAGCGGGAGGAAGATGTTTCGTGAAAAGGTGATCACCCGGCGGTGCATGCAGGTACCATTCCCCTTCCACCTTCATCTAACCTTCGCGTCGGTGGCGGCAGGGGATTTCCATCACTCTGCCGGGGGCCTGTCCGGAGAGGCGAGGCGCGAGATCGACTGCATGGGCCGACATGCGCGGCCGTGGCAAATCCGATTGTTTTTTCGGGGTATCGGGCCAAAGTCTTTTGAAATGCCAGTTGATGCTGTCATCCCCTTCAAGCCGAAGAATCCTAAGACCCGCCTCTCCTGCGTGATGGACCAGGAGGAGAGGGAAGCGTTTGCACGAGCGATGCTCTCCGACGTCATCCGTGCCGTGCGCACGGGGGGGTGTGCCCCTCTCCTCCTCTGCACCGCGCCCTTCGAGCACCCCGACGCCCCGGTGACTGTCGATCCGGCCGGGCTCAACGAGTCCCTGGACCGTGCCCTTGCCTCGGCAGAGGGCCCCCTGCTCATCATCATGGCCGACCTCCCCCTTGCCGACGGTGCGGCGATCGCGCGGATGATCGCG is part of the Methanofollis sp. genome and encodes:
- the cofG gene encoding 7,8-didemethyl-8-hydroxy-5-deazariboflavin synthase subunit CofG, which produces MHRRVITFSRNIFLPLTTVCANACSYCCFRRDVAEGCVMPPGEVHRTIDGGARLGCTEALFTFGERPGEVQGFNDHLAAIGYADILDYCYDLCAYAIGAGVLPHTNAGILTYDELARLRDVNASMGLMLETTADVPAHRNSPGKDPLVRIEMIENAGRLRIPFTTGILVGIGETAADREESLEVIAGLHRRYGHIQEVIVQNFCPKEGTGMADTAPATTEVMAETIRLAREILPAEVAVQIPPNLADAASLLACGVDDLGGVSPLTIDYVNPEHPWPQVQDLKSLVGDATLEERLCIYRRFIEKGWYAERLAPLIHKLQKNIEERSL